In the Flavobacterium acetivorans genome, one interval contains:
- a CDS encoding geranylgeranylglycerol-phosphate geranylgeranyltransferase: MNFLKLIRYQNLLLLAFMQLVFRYGFLKLQNIPLALTNWQYALLVLSTILIAAAGYVINDIFDQDTDNENRPEGVIVGKSISETKAYNLYVALNVSGVAIGFYLSNVIQKPSFAVIFILIASTLYLYATSLKQMLLLGNIVVALLLSSSVIIIGVFDLYPAIDSENQLLMANLFSILLDYAIFAFMINFIREVVKDLEDLKGDSAQGMKTLAIVLGSEKTTKFLFAFGLIPIVLLLMYVNNYFMPNDLFISSIYAFLFVLAPLIYFNVKIWTAKTKSDFKALSLLLKWILLFGILSIVIISLNIKYNA, from the coding sequence ATGAACTTCCTAAAACTAATTCGTTACCAAAACCTACTCCTACTTGCTTTTATGCAGTTGGTTTTTAGATACGGCTTTTTGAAATTGCAAAACATTCCTTTGGCTTTAACCAATTGGCAGTATGCTTTATTGGTATTAAGTACAATACTAATTGCTGCAGCCGGTTATGTAATCAATGATATATTTGATCAAGATACCGATAACGAAAATAGACCTGAGGGCGTTATTGTAGGGAAAAGCATTAGCGAAACTAAAGCCTATAATCTTTATGTTGCCTTGAATGTAAGCGGTGTCGCAATTGGCTTTTATTTATCGAATGTGATTCAAAAACCAAGCTTTGCGGTCATTTTCATCTTGATTGCCTCTACGCTTTATTTGTATGCCACAAGTTTGAAACAAATGCTACTTCTAGGAAACATAGTTGTGGCGCTATTACTCTCATCTAGCGTAATTATCATTGGTGTTTTTGACTTATATCCTGCCATTGACTCCGAGAATCAATTGCTAATGGCTAATCTGTTTTCGATACTTCTGGATTACGCGATCTTTGCCTTTATGATTAATTTCATTCGGGAAGTGGTCAAAGATTTAGAAGATCTAAAAGGTGATTCGGCTCAAGGAATGAAAACCCTAGCTATTGTTTTAGGAAGTGAGAAAACCACTAAGTTCCTTTTCGCTTTTGGATTGATTCCAATTGTGTTACTTTTAATGTATGTCAATAATTATTTTATGCCCAATGATTTATTTATTAGCAGTATTTATGCTTTTCTTTTTGTCTTGGCTCCCTTGATTTATTTTAATGTGAAAATTTGGACTGCAAAAACAAAAAGTGACTTTAAAGCCCTAAGTTTGCTCTTAAAATGGATTCTTCTTTTCGGAATTTTATCTATTGTCATCATTAGCTTAAATATAAAATACAATGCTTAA
- a CDS encoding four helix bundle protein has translation MKFQDLLAYQKSFALAMKIFEITKLFPKDEIYSLTDQIRRSSRSVPANIAESYRKRIYPRHFHSKLTDSDAENSETQVWIEFAYKCNYISIEIHNTLISESEEVGKLINYMILNPQKFGVTTEH, from the coding sequence ATGAAATTTCAAGATTTACTAGCCTATCAAAAATCATTTGCTTTGGCAATGAAAATTTTTGAAATAACTAAATTATTTCCGAAAGATGAAATATATTCTTTAACTGATCAAATTAGACGTTCATCAAGAAGTGTACCTGCAAACATTGCTGAATCATACAGAAAAAGGATTTATCCAAGACACTTTCATAGCAAACTAACTGACTCAGATGCAGAAAACTCAGAAACTCAAGTTTGGATTGAATTTGCCTATAAATGTAACTACATCTCAATTGAAATTCATAATACATTAATTTCTGAAAGTGAAGAAGTTGGAAAATTAATTAACTATATGATTCTAAACCCACAAAAGTTTGGTGTAACAACTGAACACTGA
- a CDS encoding KdsC family phosphatase, with protein MAKSYKEIMNDITTFIFDVDGVLTDSSVFVTTEGEILRTMNIRDGYAMKAAVESGYNVCIISGGSNEGVRVRLRNLGITDIHLGTPDKVETFKEYTELYNINPAQVLYMGDDIPDYHVMKLVGLPTCPQDASPEIKTLSTYISHKNGGKGAARDVIEQVMKVQGKWMEHFDGKLD; from the coding sequence ATGGCAAAAAGTTATAAAGAAATAATGAACGACATCACCACTTTTATTTTTGATGTTGATGGTGTACTTACTGACAGCTCCGTTTTTGTAACCACCGAAGGAGAAATCCTTAGAACAATGAACATTCGTGACGGTTACGCGATGAAAGCGGCTGTTGAAAGTGGTTATAACGTATGCATTATTTCGGGAGGAAGCAATGAAGGCGTGCGCGTGCGTTTAAGAAATCTCGGAATTACAGACATTCATTTAGGAACTCCTGACAAAGTAGAAACTTTTAAAGAATACACCGAATTATACAATATTAATCCTGCACAGGTTTTATATATGGGAGACGATATCCCGGATTATCATGTAATGAAATTAGTAGGTTTGCCAACTTGCCCGCAAGACGCAAGTCCGGAAATTAAAACACTATCTACTTATATCTCGCATAAAAATGGAGGAAAAGGTGCCGCCCGTGATGTCATAGAACAAGTGATGAAAGTACAAGGAAAATGGATGGAGCATTTTGACGGAAAATTGGATTAG